One part of the Sulfolobus tengchongensis genome encodes these proteins:
- the psmA gene encoding archaeal proteasome endopeptidase complex subunit alpha, whose product MAFGPAAMGYDRAITIFSPDGSLYQVDYAFEAVKKGWTAIGIKSKSGVVIASEKRKAQSLLDVDSIEKIFLIDDHVGCSFAGLASDGRVLIDYARNIALQHRLVYDEPVSIDYLTKSVADVKQMYTQHGGVRPFGVALVIAGIDKTTPKLYMTEPSGQYMPYYAVAIGQGYYTATEFLEKNYKEDLSMEDTILLALRTLSATLKPNEKLTPNTVEIGYASVQTGIFLKMTSEDKNMYLQKL is encoded by the coding sequence ATGGCATTCGGACCAGCAGCCATGGGATATGATAGGGCAATAACGATATTTTCACCAGACGGTTCATTATACCAAGTAGACTACGCATTTGAAGCTGTTAAAAAAGGTTGGACAGCAATTGGTATAAAATCAAAATCTGGGGTTGTTATTGCAAGTGAGAAGAGGAAGGCCCAATCTTTATTAGATGTAGATAGTATAGAAAAAATATTTTTAATTGATGATCATGTAGGATGTAGCTTTGCTGGTTTAGCATCTGATGGAAGAGTCTTAATAGACTATGCAAGGAATATAGCTCTACAACATAGGTTAGTATACGACGAACCCGTTAGTATCGATTATTTAACGAAGTCAGTAGCTGATGTTAAACAAATGTACACTCAACATGGAGGAGTTAGACCATTTGGTGTTGCGTTAGTAATAGCTGGAATAGATAAAACAACTCCTAAGCTATATATGACTGAGCCGAGTGGACAATATATGCCTTATTATGCTGTCGCAATAGGCCAAGGTTATTATACGGCTACCGAATTTTTAGAGAAAAACTATAAAGAGGACTTAAGTATGGAAGATACCATATTATTAGCATTAAGAACTTTATCAGCTACACTAAAGCCTAATGAAAAGTTAACTCCAAATACAGTGGAAATAGGATATGC
- a CDS encoding Rpp14/Pop5 family protein translates to MLSIQLIIDIVLILWLSILTIEYFRRRYLNIKIVKNKKIVKAKRYIVFYAITESKVKGEDLEKIVRNSLKELLGTMWLEIANPKVIIFREDTQEGIISTNRVGYKSVLASLPFAKEINGSKILIVPRRTTGSLKRAKKLIGLK, encoded by the coding sequence ATGCTATCAATCCAGCTAATAATTGATATTGTATTAATCTTATGGCTTTCTATATTAACTATAGAGTATTTTAGAAGGAGATATCTAAATATCAAAATCGTAAAAAATAAGAAAATAGTGAAGGCAAAAAGATATATAGTATTTTATGCTATAACTGAATCTAAAGTAAAGGGGGAGGATCTAGAAAAGATCGTTCGTAACTCCTTAAAGGAATTATTAGGAACCATGTGGCTTGAAATTGCGAATCCTAAGGTTATAATATTCCGAGAAGATACTCAAGAAGGCATCATTTCGACTAATAGAGTAGGCTATAAATCAGTTTTAGCTAGTTTGCCTTTTGCTAAGGAAATTAATGGCAGTAAAATACTTATAGTTCCAAGAAGAACTACCGGAAGTTTAAAAAGGGCAAAAAAACTAATCGGTTTAAAATGA
- a CDS encoding RNase P subunit p30 — protein sequence MLVIESCILNSKLFPFARKLGYNLIFSEDGLAGIRRVTLVVENSGQLKKLLKRSFFSNNVLIFVKPLSIDALRYAIINKKVHAIILSDDNSRIFRKSMLNLLRSHNKFVEVSLKSSSGLIHNAVIYGYKWIPNIIFSSYAKDFNEIWNPISKISYLTIAGADEEEAYKFVILNPIKLLYAINPANN from the coding sequence TTGTTAGTAATCGAATCATGCATTCTAAACTCTAAGCTATTTCCCTTCGCTAGAAAATTAGGTTATAATTTGATTTTCAGTGAGGATGGGTTAGCTGGGATACGGAGAGTTACATTAGTAGTAGAGAATAGCGGACAATTAAAGAAGTTACTTAAAAGATCCTTTTTTAGTAATAACGTGTTAATTTTTGTTAAGCCTCTTTCCATAGATGCATTAAGATATGCGATAATTAATAAGAAAGTGCATGCTATAATATTAAGTGATGATAATTCTAGAATATTTAGGAAAAGTATGTTAAACTTATTAAGATCACACAATAAATTTGTTGAGGTTTCTCTTAAATCTTCCAGTGGATTAATACATAATGCTGTAATATACGGTTACAAGTGGATACCTAATATTATCTTCTCTTCATATGCTAAGGACTTTAATGAAATATGGAACCCAATCTCTAAAATAAGCTATCTAACTATAGCGGGTGCAGATGAAGAGGAAGCTTATAAGTTTGTTATTTTAAATCCCATAAAGTTGTTGTATGCTATCAATCCAGCTAATAATTGA
- a CDS encoding RNA-binding protein — MKVTQAILSVFVHETEDYNKIVNSIESFFSPLISSSKKNITTAQGHYGNKITIVEYRFDKKTMESFFNMILNKIETTELMLMLTTIDSHWDGSKLYLRFDKQYLIAEGRLVLKDGDDVIKCIISFNTSLENIKEEIKKLVSNRIMHSKL; from the coding sequence ATGAAGGTAACGCAAGCTATTCTTTCAGTTTTTGTACATGAAACCGAAGATTATAATAAAATAGTTAACTCTATAGAAAGCTTTTTCTCTCCCTTGATCTCCAGTTCTAAGAAAAATATAACAACTGCACAAGGTCACTATGGCAATAAAATAACTATAGTTGAATATAGGTTTGATAAAAAAACTATGGAATCCTTTTTTAATATGATATTAAACAAAATTGAAACTACTGAATTGATGTTAATGCTTACTACAATAGATTCCCACTGGGATGGTAGCAAGCTGTATCTAAGATTTGACAAACAGTATCTAATCGCTGAAGGTAGGTTAGTTCTTAAAGATGGTGATGACGTTATTAAATGTATAATATCATTTAATACGTCATTGGAAAATATTAAGGAGGAGATAAAGAAACTTGTTAGTAATCGAATCATGCATTCTAAACTCTAA
- a CDS encoding 50S ribosomal protein L15e, with translation MALSMYHYIEKTWQSEDWKKSTIRQRLIEWRREPSIVRISKPTRLNRARSLGYKAKQGFVVVRVRVRRGGLNKPRPNKGRRPKRMGVYGYSPSKGYRWIAEERAARKYPNLEVLGSYYVGEDGLYKYYEIIMVDPSHPVIKSDPNLKWLQDPNNRNRVFRGLTSAGKKARGLRKSRGLKGTIRYKWNRKQKEREEKKRHEASKYYRLQDYDKIPGK, from the coding sequence ATGGCACTATCAATGTATCACTATATAGAGAAAACATGGCAGTCAGAAGATTGGAAAAAAAGTACAATAAGACAAAGATTAATTGAATGGAGAAGGGAACCCTCAATTGTTAGGATAAGCAAGCCGACCAGATTGAATAGAGCTAGAAGCTTAGGTTATAAGGCTAAACAAGGATTTGTAGTAGTTAGAGTTAGAGTTAGAAGAGGTGGTCTTAATAAACCTAGGCCAAATAAAGGAAGAAGACCTAAAAGGATGGGTGTATATGGTTACAGTCCATCTAAAGGGTATAGGTGGATAGCGGAAGAGAGGGCAGCGAGAAAATATCCTAATTTAGAAGTACTTGGTAGTTATTATGTAGGAGAAGATGGTCTATATAAGTACTATGAGATTATCATGGTAGATCCTTCTCATCCAGTAATAAAGAGTGATCCTAATCTAAAGTGGCTTCAAGATCCTAATAATAGAAATAGGGTATTTAGAGGTTTGACGTCAGCAGGTAAAAAAGCTAGGGGATTAAGGAAATCAAGAGGACTTAAAGGTACTATAAGATATAAATGGAATAGAAAGCAGAAGGAGAGAGAAGAGAAGAAGAGGCATGAGGCAAGCAAGTACTATAGATTACAAGATTATGATAAAATACCAGGAAAATAA
- a CDS encoding redox-regulated ATPase YchF: MITIGIIGKTNVGKSTFFAAATLKDVEIDNRPFVTINPNEGIGYVRIKCVHTEFNVKCNPKNSICIDDYRFIPIKLLDVAGLIPGAHEGRGLGNKFLDDLRQADALIHVIDASGSTNEEGIPVEPGSRDPEEDIKFIEKELDEWFYSIVSKDWAKFSRTIDLSGKDLVEALLSKLSGISVNRSHIIETLKTTKLENLKLMQWTEQDLRLFAKTLRNISKPMIIAANKSDLPQSRDNIKRLKEKYKWVIPTSAASEMALRKAAKAGIIKYIPGDSEFTILKPINEKQKNALDYIKVNVLEVYGSTGVQEAINTAVFDALGMIVVYPVEDERKLTDRNGNVLPDAILLKRGSSPKDLASVIHTELAKGFLYAIDVKKKIRIGENYQLQNNDVIKIVSTTARPS; this comes from the coding sequence ATGATTACCATTGGAATTATAGGCAAGACTAACGTTGGCAAGAGCACATTTTTTGCCGCAGCAACACTTAAGGATGTTGAAATAGATAATAGGCCATTCGTAACCATTAACCCCAATGAGGGCATAGGATATGTAAGAATTAAATGTGTTCATACTGAATTTAATGTCAAGTGTAATCCGAAGAACTCTATATGCATTGATGATTACAGATTTATACCAATAAAACTACTAGACGTAGCTGGTCTCATACCCGGTGCTCATGAGGGTAGAGGATTAGGGAATAAGTTTCTAGATGATTTAAGGCAAGCTGACGCATTAATACACGTTATTGATGCAAGTGGGTCAACAAACGAAGAAGGCATTCCAGTGGAGCCTGGTTCAAGAGATCCAGAAGAGGATATTAAATTTATAGAGAAGGAATTAGATGAGTGGTTTTATTCTATTGTAAGTAAAGATTGGGCTAAATTCTCTAGGACAATTGACTTATCTGGAAAAGATCTAGTAGAAGCGTTATTGAGTAAATTATCTGGAATATCTGTAAATAGATCGCATATAATTGAGACCTTGAAAACCACCAAACTAGAAAACTTGAAATTAATGCAATGGACAGAACAAGATTTAAGGCTTTTCGCAAAAACATTACGAAACATAAGCAAACCGATGATAATAGCCGCAAATAAAAGTGATCTACCCCAATCCAGAGACAATATTAAACGATTAAAAGAAAAATATAAATGGGTAATTCCAACCAGTGCAGCGTCAGAAATGGCTTTAAGAAAGGCCGCTAAGGCTGGAATAATAAAATATATTCCTGGTGATAGTGAATTTACAATACTTAAACCAATAAATGAAAAACAAAAAAACGCGTTAGACTACATTAAGGTAAATGTATTGGAAGTTTATGGAAGTACCGGAGTCCAAGAAGCTATAAATACCGCAGTATTCGATGCATTGGGCATGATTGTTGTATACCCAGTAGAAGATGAGAGAAAGTTAACTGATAGAAACGGAAATGTCTTACCAGACGCCATACTGCTAAAGAGGGGATCTAGCCCAAAGGATCTAGCTAGTGTTATACATACTGAATTAGCTAAGGGTTTCTTATATGCAATTGACGTTAAGAAGAAAATAAGAATAGGAGAGAATTATCAGTTACAAAATAATGATGTAATAAAGATCGTATCAACTACTGCTAGACCTTCTTAA